TGGTTTTGAAGCTCAAGTTGATGAAGCAGAAGGGTCTTCTGTTCGTGTGATCATGCAATGTCAATATATGTCAATTTCCAGAGGTGAAACGTCTATTTTTGCAAAGTTGAGGAAAAAGGGAATTGATCCAGACCAAtacattcaatttttctccTTGCGGAAATGGGGTAGAATAGGATCAAACAGAACTTTAGTTACCGAGCAGTTGTATATTCATGCAAAGACGATGATTGTCGATGACAGATCGGTTATCATTGGGAGTGCCAACATCAACGAGAGGTCTATGCGTGGTTTGCGTGATTCCGAAGTTGCTGCAGTTGTTCGTGACAAGGAAATGGTAAAGAGTAAAATGAATGGTAAGCCATATATGGCAGCTAAGTTTGCTCACACATTGAGAATGAGGTTGATGAGAGAGCATCTTGGAGTTAacattgatattgttgatgtgGTTGAAAGAAGGTTTAagagatttgaaaattttgcTGCTTCAGAGGAAGGTAAAAAATTCGCCACCAACAAGTTTAGAAACCCCGAGAACCGTACATTGTCTGCTATGGTAGAGATTGCATCGAGAGATATCTTGCAACAACCAGAGGGAACCAGAAGATGGAAGGAGTTTATCCATGTGTCAAAATATGATGCTGAAATTGCCGAGGTTAACTTTGAGGAAGAGGACACATCGTTACCTCCACCTCTTTTCTTACCAATTTCATTCAACAACCGAACAGGGCCATTTGAAGCCAATAAAGGTGTCCGTGACAGCAAGAAGCATTCATACGATAACAGAGTTCAAAATAGCGAGTCACATAAAAAGGATGTTTACGGTGAAGGGTTGGATAAATACAGGTCGAAGTTAGCCAAGAGAGCAAGGGTTAGCAGTggtaaatttttgaatgaGCTTTCCCTCCTTGCCATGGAAACTAATCCTACAGGGTCGTTTTTGCCTGATTTCGATAGTGTTAGGAACTTTTTGGAGTCAGATGATTGTCATATGAGTGGAGAAATGGATGACGAATCCGAAGATATCATTGCAGAAAGAAATAAGGAAAGATGGATGTTGCTCAAGAAAATCTCTTATTTACAAAGACTTGCCGCCAGAGAAAAGAGCATGAATGATACAGAGAACCAAAAAAGGGCAAAATTGGGATTACCGCTCTTGTCTAAAACTGGAAATGCTGTTAATGGTAACGAATCACAAGAATTGCCTGTCAGTGCCACATTACCTATTTCCGAGGGAATTGACACGGATTTCAGTTTGGATAAAGAGTTCCCTACTGTATCTTTGAGTGAACCCGCTGCTAGAgatatcatcaacaatttgacAACCCCTGATGCTGCTGTAAGTAACTTTGTTGATCCAtatgaatttgaagatCCAATTGATCCTGATTTCTATGAAGCACGATGGAATGAATTTGCAAGAAGAAACACTGATATATACCGTATGGTGTTCCATTGTCAACCTGATGATGTGGTGGGTAGATGGTCAGAGTACACACACTTTACAAAATTACAGAGTATGTTTATGAAAGCTCAGGATACAGACACCGACCAAGGTCAACTGGCAGAAAACTACTCCGATGAAAAAGTCGAAGCTGGTGATAACCAAGAACCACGACGTGCAAACAATTCCAAACTAGAAAAAATTGACGAAGCGAGTGAAGACGAGTATGGTTTGTTAGGTAAGGCACCACCAGAGAGAGGTCTTGagaatcaaaataaactGGAACAAGAGACCAACTTGAGGGCTAAACTTAGTCGTCGTGTTAGCACATTTGCTGGTGTGACAGAAAACCGGGATAAACATTTTAGTGACAAAGCAGCGCCTAAATCCGAGGGTGAACTTCAAGGTGGGGAAAAGACAAGtacagaagaagaagaatcagAGGAATCGGGAACACCTACTGATAAACCTTCTGCTACTGCTGGAACAGTACCAGCATCCAAAACCAGGAAAAGGGCACGTACTTATTTAGctagaagaaaaattcaaaccGGTGATGTTGTATATGATAAGAATTCAGCTGAGAGATTATTGAATGCGGTGCAGGGACACTTGGTGTACTTTCCAGCGGAATGGTTAAGCGTTGAATTGCGAAACAATAATTGGTTCTACAACACCGATAGACTTCCACCTATGGAAATTTACGATTGAGCGTACAGAGTTGATAacataatttttaatagaaattatttattttttatatttttaataagaTTGTGATTTGTTGTAAGTgagatgttgttgatatgtATAGTCTTGGATTCTGTATTATTTAGAAATGCCCAAAGACGCGGTAAAACTATGAACATCATGAAATCAGGTTCACagcaaaaagaaaaagaaaactgaaaagtcaaaaaaaaaaaacgtcAGTAATTCTGCTATCATAAATCCAGCACTACTACTCAGAAAGGTTGGTTATTTTATTAACTTAGGCGTTGTTAGATAGAAAATTATAGTatgtttcttcaattaCTATCTTATATTGGTGCCATTGTTGGCTTTGTTTTACTAGTACTTTCGATTGCTTCGGggttatattatatatctGAGTTAGTTGAGGAACATACAGAACCAACTAAAAGGTTACTCAAAAAGTTGATATATTCCATAATAGTGACATTTGTGTTATTGCTTATTTTTGACAGATTCCCTGTTAAGTTAactttgttttcaatattcTCCTATTATGTGTATTTGCAGAATTTACACAAGTTTCCTTATGTTGAGTTGTCTTCGCCAGTGTTTTTGTTGTCATGTGTTTTAGTTATAAGTAATCACTTTTTATGGTTTCATCATTTCAACAACCCTTACATCCCTCCATTGGAAGTGAGATTGAGACCAGACTATGCACCGCCACGAATCCCCACTTTTGTTGAAATATGCTCGTTTTTTGGGTTATTAGTTTGGCTTGTTCCTTTTGCATTGTTTGTTAGTTTGAGTGCTCATGACAATTTGTTGCCACACCATTTAGATAAACCAGAtgataaaaagaaaaacaacgGTTTGGCCAAAGTGCTCGTAGGTAATTTGAGAGAATACATTTACGCAATTAGTAGAAAGTTTGGCTACGAATTAGATCCCCATCATGGATCAATTGTGTATTAACGTATATCAATCACATgttctattattattgtaatttatttttttcaaaaaaaaactctaTTCCTCTAAAAATTTCTTAACTGGTTTACCGATATCATTCAAGCTTAACAAGAAAGTATCGTGTCCGTAACTGGATATATCGTTTCCCAATTCGAAATACTCAACTTTACCTGAAACACTGTTTTCCATTAAAACGTCAGCGATTTCACGCTGTTGCCAAACCGGGAACAAAATATCTGACTCTACACCTACAACTAGCACATCCTTGTTGGCCAATCGAGACATTCCCTTCTTAAGATCGAGGAGACCTTCCTCTACTGTAGTGATTGCCTTTGTGGACTTTTCTTGGTATGGGGTTTCAGGAATAGCGAGTTTGGGAATATCACTGGAAACTTTGCCTGAGTACAGCAATTCAGCTTTGGATCTAGCTTCTAATGCTTTACTCCTACTTTTGAATCCCAAATCAAACAAGTCCATCGCCTTAGAAACATAAAGCCAAGAATTTGCATCGTATTCAAGACAGAACTTTTCACCAGCATGATCTAAATAGGTTTCTACCAAAAAATCTGGACATAATGCAGGTGGTCGGCTCTCGTCGGCCCTTTGCCTACCAAATCTATACTCCCATTCAGGACCTGAACGATATGTCACAGTTGCAATCTCTCTAGCCAACTTCATACCAACATGAGGTGGAATTTTGTTATAATAAAACCCACGGTTCCAGTTTGGATCGCTCATCAACACTTGCCTCTGCGTATGTCTTAAGGCAATTGAATATGGATGCGACCTTGCACAACCACTAATGGAAATAATCTTTTCGACCTCGTCTGGGAATTCCCACCCATATGCTAAAGATTGCATCCCTCCCATTGAAGCACCGATAGATGCATGAATCTTGTTAATTCCAAATTGGTCTTTCACCAACTCCCTCTGTGCACGAACCATGTCATTTACACTTAGTATTGGAAATCTGGTTGCATATTGTTCGTTATTTGCAGGATCAATTGACGACGGCCCGGTTGATCCATAACAACCTCCAAGCACATTTgtacaaacaacaaaatactTGTCGGTATCAATATATTTCCCCGGTCCAATAAAGTTTTCCCACCATCCATTTTTAGGGTTTTCTGGTTGTGATTTAGCGTGCAGGGAAGCAGATAATCCAGTATGAACCAATACAaggtttgatttttctttgtttaaatGTCCCCAAGTCTCATATGCTATTTCATATTCAGGTAAATGCCCACCATAATCTAAAAATATGGGtttctttgatttatatACATGAAATCCAGTTTTCACATTCCCGTAACTTGGTTCTGGTCCCGATTCCAATGATGTTGAGGACGATTTAAGGTTACCTTTAGATAACTGCTCATTTTTACGCTCCAATCTATCTAGACAGGGAAATGTTAATGCTGGGTTCGATCCTGAAGTTTTTTCTGATTGTAGGGGTTTGTAGGATTTCGATGAAGTACTGAATAGTTTGGATGAATgcaaaacaatttttctcAGTGGTGAACGGCCAATAGGTAGTCTTGATAAAAGTTTCTTAGTTGAAGCAGATAACATAGTTGGTATGGTTTGGTCTAGTAGAAAGTGTTTCTAAGTAGTAGAGAAAaggaataataataaaaaattggttcAAAAAAGTCCtgcaattattaattgatttagcAACTTTTGTGATTTCAAAATGCCCtctttaaaaaatatacgTATTACCCCTGCAAGTGTAATTGCGCCCAAATGAGCTTAGTTCACGTGACTTGGGGTGGGGTTTGGTTTTCtgttcctttttttttagtcttttgttttgattttctgGTGTATGTGGATTCTTCGAAATCTACACCAACCACACATAACTGCAAAATGAGTCTTAGATATAAGTTATCCCCCTATAATATAGCACTACTATTATACCCGACAGTATACATTGGATCAATTCCCCTCACATTGTTGCTCAAACAGTATAACCAGTACATTGGACAGATATTTTTTGTGAGATTTTTAGAACAGTACCTTGTCAGTAATAATGGTTACTTGTGGTTTACTACATTATACTGGTTAGTAGTTGTGTTCACTGCATACTTACCAAACAGAAACAGGGACTTCCTTATTTTTTATACCAAGatatatttgattaataCAATTTGGATTGTGGTTTTGCTAGAATGGTTTTTTGGATCCCCAATTTTTGAGCGAATAAGCGTTATTGCCGGCGCCACTTGCTCCATTCGTGGCATATACAGAGAGTATGCGTGTAAGCAAAGTGGTGGAGTATGGACTGACCCGTTTGATAGCTCTAGCCATTATACCTATTTAATTTCCAGCAGTTTATTGATATGgcatttatttttgaatcaTGTAACGTGGATATCTGGATACTTTCCAAAACATGTGATCGATCTAGAAAATAGTACGCATTATGCTGCACCCAATAGCATCACAGTCAATGATGTGAAAATGGACCTGAATCGAATATTTCGAACAATTATCGAAGTCATAGCAGTTTTCATATTGATCATGTGGTTTATACTGTACACAATCACTTCAGTATTTTTCCATACAATACCTGAGAAATTTGTGGGTTTACTATGTGGTCTATTTGTTCCTATAGTATTAAAgtatattaaataaaatatgaTTTAGAACAATATAAATGTTTATAGAATATTTTGGTTGCGACCTAGCTTGcttaaattttttgtaaacACATTTTGGGAACCAAGCCGATATCCAGAGATAATTGGTGATTATAATAATCTTTGCCCATACGAACCAACCTAATTTTACACCAGCCATCAGAATGTTTTTCCAAAATCACTGCTTTGTCTCCTACTTCAATATTTAACTCATCACCAAGACTCTTGTTATAAGAACGAATGACTGTGTATAAACTCTGTTCTGGGCTAATTCCACCTCTCACTGGATCTAGTCCACTGCTGCCAATTGTTATAACTGGTGGCAAATTGAGGTTATCTGTGGGCTTCATAGCATTCTCCCGAGGATTTTCTGGAATACTCAATATTTGTGGTTTCACAGTTTCGTTGTTTTCCTCGATAgtctttttcaaattgaacttttttaaaaaaatcgGAGTCAAAACGCTCATGCGTTTAGCAAAATTAACTGTGCTTGATATCTCTTTCTCCTTTTTCCGTATAGGGAAAGATTTGCTCAATCTGATTGTTAACCGATCTCTTTTCTGGGGTAATTCATATTGTCTTTCATCTTTGAAGTATGCACCCGGGGAAAATAGAACAAGATAAGGTTTATCTGCAGTTAATGTTGCATCACTTTCTCTGGGCTTGTAGTACTTTTCATTGAAAGATaatgtttttctttttcgtttCCGTTCTCGAATGTAATACCATATTCCCAatacaataaaaaagataGAAAATATTGCTATGGGGATACCTATAGCTAAACCAATTTGTAAAGACCGATTACCGGTAGAATATGATACATCACTAAAACTGTTTTGTATGGGGATGGTGGAAACAGCACCAACTTTTTTAGATGCTGTTGGTGATAAAAAGTCTGATTGAGATGGGGAAATAGTAGCGTCAGCGCTAGATGAACCGattactttttttgtttcagCTGTATTTGATACCgttgtaattgattttgatgtGACAGTATTTACTTGCGATGTAGATGGTACTTTCAATACTGGAGTTGATGTAACGATAGTTGTTTCAATAGTCTGTGCTACCCAAGATACTATTTGTATTACATTAGTAGGGCTCGCATTTGGAGAGCTTTTGCTACCCAATGTTGATGTAGATGTTAATGTCATGTAAATGGTAGTATCACCGTCATCTCTTTTATCAGcaattttcattatttattgttgaCGTGATAAAGAATATGcatataaataaatcaaaaaccACAGTAAAACTTCTCTCTACATATAGTGTTGTCAGGACCAATTTATAGACCCCCCCCCCACTGTATGTTATTTGTAACAATAAACTATAAACATTCGTGATGCAGTTGTGTTTTAagtttgttatttttcaCCTGCATTTTGCAGCTATAAGACAACGATCTGTAATTCTAcattattctatttttatttcctttccttctttttttttttggttgcaaTTTAGAGTATTGGTGGGGTTTCaagttttttgtttcagaTTTGGTTCTGCGACA
This genomic stretch from Candida albicans SC5314 chromosome 1, complete sequence harbors:
- a CDS encoding uncharacterized protein (Ortholog(s) have COPII adaptor activity and role in ER to Golgi vesicle-mediated transport, fungal-type cell wall organization, protein glycosylation, protein retention in Golgi apparatus), whose translation is MFLQLLSYIGAIVGFVLLVLSIASGLYYISELVEEHTEPTKRLLKKLIYSIIVTFVLLLIFDRFPVKLTLFSIFSYYVYLQNLHKFPYVELSSPVFLLSCVLVISNHFLWFHHFNNPYIPPLEVRLRPDYAPPRIPTFVEICSFFGLLVWLVPFALFVSLSAHDNLLPHHLDKPDDKKKNNGLAKVLVGNLREYIYAISRKFGYELDPHHGSIVY
- a CDS encoding uncharacterized protein (Protein similar to A. nidulans CysA serine O-trans-acetylase; suggests that C. albicans uses an O-acetyl-serine (OAS) pathway of sulfur assimilation; F-12/CO2 early biofilm induced; Spider biofilm induced) — translated: MLSASTKKLLSRLPIGRSPSRKIVLHSSKLFSTSSKSYKPLQSEKTSGSNPALTFPCLDRLERKNEQLSKGNLKSSSTSLESGPEPSYGNVKTGFHVYKSKKPIFLDYGGHLPEYEIAYETWGHLNKEKSNLVLVHTGLSASSHAKSQPENPKNGWWENFIGPGKYIDTDKYFVVCTNVLGGCYGSTGPSSIDPANNEQYATRFPILSVNDMVRAQRELVKDQFGINKIHASIGASMGGMQSLAYGWEFPDEVEKIISISGCARSHPYSIALRHTQRQVLMSDPNWNRGFYYNKIPPHVGMKLAREIATVTYRSGPEWEYRFGRQRADESRPPALCPDFLVETYLDHAGEKFCLEYDANSWLYVSKAMDLFDLGFKSRSKALEARSKAELSYSGKVSSDIPKLAIPETPYQEKSTKAITTVEEGLLDLKKGMSRLANKDVLVVGVESDILFPVWQQREIADVLMENSVSGKVEYFELGNDISSYGHDTFLLSLNDIGKPVKKFLEE
- a CDS encoding uncharacterized protein (Ortholog of S. cerevisiae Yft2 required for normal ER membrane biosynthesis; Hap43-repressed gene) — its product is MSLVHVTWGGVWFSVPFFLVFCFDFSVYVDSSKSTPTTHNCKMSLRYKLSPYNIALLLYPTVYIGSIPLTLLLKQYNQYIGQIFFVRFLEQYLVSNNGYLWFTTLYWLVVVFTAYLPNRNRDFLIFYTKIYLINTIWIVVLLEWFFGSPIFERISVIAGATCSIRGIYREYACKQSGGVWTDPFDSSSHYTYLISSSLLIWHLFLNHVTWISGYFPKHVIDLENSTHYAAPNSITVNDVKMDSNRIFRTIIEVIAVFILIMWFISYTITSVFFHTIPEKFVGLLCGLFVPIVLKYIK
- the FUS1 gene encoding Fus1p (Membrane protein required for mating; ortholog of S. cerevisiae Fus1; transcript induced by Cph1 in cells homozygous for the MTLa locus; alpha factor induced) — its product is MKIADKRDDGDTTIYMTLTSTSTLGSKSSPNASPTNVIQIVSWVAQTIETTIVTSTPVLKVPSTSQVNTVTSKSITTVSNTAETKKVIGSSSADATISPSQSDFLSPTASKKVGAVSTIPIQNSFSDVSYSTGNRSLQIGLAIGIPIAIFSIFFIVLGIWYYIRERKRKRKTLSFNEKYYKPRESDATLTADKPYLVLFSPGAYFKDERQYELPQKRDRLTIRLSKSFPIRKKEKEISSTVNFAKRMSVLTPIFLKKFNLKKTIEENNETVKPQILSIPENPRENAMKPTDNLNLPPVITIGSSGLDPVRGGISPEQSLYTVIRSYNKSLGDELNIEVGDKAVILEKHSDGWCKIRLVRMGKDYYNHQLSSDIGLVPKMCLQKI